One genomic region from Haloarcula taiwanensis encodes:
- a CDS encoding S26 family signal peptidase: protein MGRDESTSSTSPDETEEAADTSPTFRLGLYVRDISTSVGAVMLVGALLFAVSGVWPPLVAIESGSMEPHIDTGDMVFVMDAERFPGQGARHGVVTAATGAETGYRTFQQSGDVIVFEPNGNEQRTPIIHRSMLWVDAGENWYDRANQTYIGSADSCDELRNCPAPHAGFITKGDNKVTNTRYDQVTGASTVVRPQWVIGTGIFRIPRLGYVRVQPSQLWHTAATIGVGEASAPAAS, encoded by the coding sequence ATGGGCCGGGACGAATCGACCAGCAGCACGTCGCCAGACGAGACGGAGGAGGCTGCTGACACCAGCCCAACGTTTCGTCTCGGCCTGTACGTCCGCGACATCAGTACGAGCGTCGGAGCGGTCATGCTCGTCGGTGCGCTCCTGTTTGCCGTCAGCGGAGTGTGGCCCCCGCTTGTCGCAATCGAGAGCGGGAGCATGGAGCCACACATCGACACCGGTGACATGGTGTTTGTCATGGACGCAGAACGGTTCCCCGGACAGGGGGCGCGTCACGGCGTTGTAACGGCGGCAACCGGGGCCGAAACCGGGTATCGGACCTTTCAGCAGTCCGGAGATGTCATCGTCTTCGAACCCAACGGTAACGAACAGCGAACGCCGATTATCCACCGGTCGATGCTGTGGGTTGATGCCGGCGAGAACTGGTACGACCGAGCGAACCAGACGTACATCGGAAGCGCGGACAGTTGCGACGAGCTTCGGAACTGCCCGGCCCCCCACGCTGGGTTTATTACGAAAGGTGACAACAAAGTGACCAACACGAGATACGATCAGGTGACCGGAGCGAGTACTGTTGTGCGCCCGCAGTGGGTTATTGGAACCGGAATCTTCCGAATCCCGCGTCTCGGGTACGTCCGGGTCCAGCCGTCCCAGCTATGGCACACAGCAGCGACTATAGGGGTCGGAGAAGCTTCAGCGCCAGCGGCAAGTTGA
- a CDS encoding helicase, with translation MATTDDGYMRFFPFEEPYDHQQEAMGTIYDALEEGRDVLFEGACGTGKTLASLVPALEHARETGKTVVITTNVHQQMRQFVEDARAITDQERLRAVVFRGKGSMCHIDVDYEECQALRDTTRDLVEVENDIAELEQREGELLSDGQAGSSEAMEARNAVVEELRDLQDEREEIETERSTCDHYYRNLTVDTSEFYSWLFDDVRTPDDVYEYAHQQGLCGYELLKEGMDGVDLVVCNYHHLLDPTIREQFFHWIGRDPEDIIAVFDEAHNVESAARDHARRTLTENTLDQAIEELDGEDDARTDAAANVIETFRDALVEAYEDSFEFGGRAAVDEHWDDVTIANDDRKDDLTLAFLQSYTGPGFHEELDHALDLGRDLDARYQEAFKEGDLDTRKECQTLQAAGFISDWLDETDETGQYPVVSVRRDESTDEVYGRAELYTCIPEQVTRDLFSDLHAAVLMSATLRPFDVTENVVGVDDPVTMAYGAQFPEERRRTYAVDGPALFSSERDDPQTQQRIARTLEDIVRFTPGNTLVFCPSYSEAERYHDMTAVSATRYLDEPGTQARDLREAFTDGDDGVLYTSLWGTLGEGVSYDGDDARTVVVVGVPYPHLDDRMDAVQDAYDVAFGDDEDEAGWRYAVEIPTVRKTRQALGRVVRSPEDFGARILLDKRYTEAAEMEMHDYAVRGTFPPEERREMVDIGPEKLKFAMLNFYQDMDAYDGPPPKP, from the coding sequence GTGGCAACGACAGACGACGGCTACATGCGGTTTTTCCCCTTCGAAGAGCCGTACGACCATCAGCAGGAGGCGATGGGCACGATATACGACGCCCTCGAAGAGGGTCGGGACGTGCTGTTCGAGGGGGCCTGTGGGACCGGAAAGACGCTTGCATCGCTGGTCCCTGCGCTGGAACACGCCCGCGAGACGGGCAAGACCGTCGTCATCACGACGAACGTCCACCAGCAGATGCGCCAGTTCGTCGAGGACGCCAGAGCGATAACGGACCAGGAGCGCCTGCGGGCCGTGGTCTTCCGGGGCAAGGGCTCGATGTGCCACATCGACGTGGACTACGAGGAGTGTCAGGCACTTCGAGACACGACCCGTGACCTGGTCGAGGTCGAGAACGACATCGCCGAACTCGAACAGCGCGAGGGCGAACTCCTCTCGGACGGCCAGGCGGGCAGCAGCGAAGCGATGGAGGCCCGTAACGCCGTCGTCGAGGAACTCCGGGACCTGCAGGACGAGCGCGAGGAAATCGAAACCGAACGCTCGACCTGCGACCACTACTACCGGAACCTTACTGTCGACACCAGCGAGTTCTACTCCTGGCTGTTCGACGACGTCCGGACGCCCGATGACGTGTACGAGTACGCTCACCAGCAGGGCCTGTGTGGCTACGAACTGCTGAAAGAGGGGATGGACGGCGTCGATCTCGTCGTCTGTAACTACCACCACCTGCTGGACCCGACCATCCGCGAGCAGTTCTTCCACTGGATCGGCCGGGACCCCGAGGACATCATCGCGGTCTTCGACGAGGCCCACAACGTCGAATCGGCCGCACGCGACCACGCCCGGCGGACGCTGACGGAGAACACGCTCGACCAGGCCATCGAGGAACTCGACGGCGAGGACGACGCCCGGACCGACGCCGCGGCCAACGTCATCGAGACGTTCCGGGACGCGCTCGTCGAAGCCTACGAGGACTCGTTCGAGTTCGGCGGGCGCGCGGCCGTCGACGAGCACTGGGATGACGTGACCATCGCTAACGACGACCGGAAAGACGACCTGACGCTCGCCTTCCTGCAGAGCTACACCGGCCCCGGCTTCCACGAGGAACTGGACCACGCGCTGGACCTCGGCCGGGACCTCGACGCTCGCTACCAGGAGGCGTTCAAAGAAGGAGACCTCGACACCAGAAAGGAATGCCAGACGCTGCAGGCCGCCGGCTTCATTTCCGACTGGCTCGATGAAACGGACGAGACCGGTCAGTACCCCGTCGTCAGCGTCCGCCGGGACGAATCGACAGACGAGGTGTACGGCCGCGCGGAACTGTACACCTGCATCCCCGAGCAGGTGACCCGCGACCTGTTTTCCGACCTGCACGCGGCGGTGCTGATGAGTGCCACGCTGCGCCCGTTCGACGTGACCGAGAACGTCGTCGGCGTCGACGACCCGGTGACGATGGCCTACGGTGCGCAGTTCCCCGAGGAGCGCCGGCGGACCTATGCCGTCGACGGCCCGGCGCTGTTTTCCAGCGAACGGGACGACCCACAGACCCAGCAGCGCATCGCCCGCACGCTCGAAGACATCGTCCGGTTCACCCCCGGCAACACACTTGTGTTCTGCCCCTCCTACAGCGAGGCCGAGCGCTACCACGACATGACCGCCGTGAGCGCGACGCGATACCTCGACGAGCCGGGCACGCAGGCCCGGGACCTCCGGGAGGCCTTTACCGACGGCGACGACGGCGTGCTCTACACCTCGCTGTGGGGGACGCTCGGCGAGGGCGTGAGCTACGACGGCGACGACGCCCGGACCGTGGTCGTGGTCGGCGTCCCGTACCCCCACCTCGACGACCGGATGGATGCCGTCCAGGACGCCTACGACGTGGCCTTCGGCGACGACGAGGACGAGGCCGGCTGGCGCTACGCCGTCGAGATTCCGACGGTCAGAAAGACGCGGCAGGCCCTCGGACGAGTTGTCCGCTCGCCCGAGGACTTCGGCGCGCGCATCCTGCTTGACAAGCGCTACACGGAGGCCGCCGAGATGGAGATGCACGACTACGCCGTCCGCGGGACCTTCCCGCCGGAGGAACGCCGCGAGATGGTGGATATCGGGCCCGAGAAACTCAAGTTCGCGATGCTGAATTTCTACCAAGATATGGACGCCTACGACGGGCCGCCGCCGAAGCCTTGA
- a CDS encoding cation transporter: MAGSKSVVIAALIANGAIAILKFFGFLLTGSAAMLSETYHSISDTGNQVFLLIGIRFSERERDRRHPFGYGKAQFFYSFLVSVFLFGIAGWESAKHGWNELTAGGHGGGGHAGEAVEFLFFSFQPPAWLDPLWVNYTVLLGAFVFETYALVKARAEMQRQIDRNDWSGYREAFRKTSDVTTLTALTEDAIALAGIVIALVGLFLEQQTGNPFFDRVSALLIGIMLMGFALALAWENKRLLLGESLPTDEEQRLREVVMQNEHVDEIIGFRTVYFGPNEVIVFADLQFDPALDTESIDDEITALESAMQDTNDDIRKAYVEPEL; this comes from the coding sequence ATGGCAGGGAGTAAATCAGTCGTCATCGCCGCACTGATAGCCAACGGCGCGATTGCGATTCTGAAGTTCTTCGGCTTCCTTCTCACGGGGAGTGCCGCGATGCTGTCGGAGACGTACCACAGCATCTCAGACACCGGGAATCAGGTGTTTCTACTCATCGGGATTCGGTTCAGCGAACGGGAGCGCGACCGCCGTCATCCTTTCGGGTACGGCAAGGCACAGTTCTTCTATAGCTTCCTCGTCTCCGTGTTCCTGTTCGGCATCGCCGGCTGGGAGAGCGCGAAACACGGCTGGAACGAGCTCACGGCCGGCGGCCACGGCGGTGGTGGACACGCCGGCGAGGCCGTCGAGTTCCTGTTTTTCTCCTTCCAGCCCCCGGCGTGGCTGGACCCGCTGTGGGTCAACTACACCGTCCTCCTCGGTGCGTTCGTGTTTGAGACGTACGCACTGGTGAAGGCCCGCGCGGAGATGCAGCGACAGATAGACCGCAACGACTGGTCGGGATACCGCGAGGCGTTCCGCAAGACCAGCGACGTGACGACGCTGACCGCCCTGACCGAGGACGCCATCGCACTCGCGGGGATCGTCATCGCGCTGGTCGGCCTGTTCCTCGAGCAGCAGACCGGTAACCCCTTCTTCGACCGGGTTTCCGCACTACTCATCGGGATTATGCTGATGGGCTTCGCCCTGGCACTGGCCTGGGAGAACAAGCGGCTCCTGCTGGGGGAGAGTCTCCCGACGGACGAGGAACAGCGCCTCCGTGAGGTTGTCATGCAGAACGAACACGTGGACGAAATTATCGGCTTCCGGACGGTCTACTTCGGGCCGAACGAGGTCATCGTTTTCGCAGACCTGCAGTTCGACCCGGCGCTGGACACGGAATCGATAGACGACGAGATAACGGCGCTGGAATCGGCGATGCAGGACACCAACGACGACATCAGGAAAGCCTACGTCGAGCCGGAACTGTAA
- a CDS encoding DNA polymerase II codes for MPLETPARIVSELASRGYNAEREAVTRIADTPDPSATLERALETLPDDALKLTTDHVESVIETAEDAGSTPKTGPGAGDEITGTPPNPHPSVSTGTSAAASTEPGTSSPPETEGSRDVDTSLRAIEVANDMTGQSTGTGEYSDFVSVFRDRYEKLASKLRGRVNHRPTDAIENMGGGSDAALIGMVSDIRSTASGHWLVELEDTNGTFPCLVMKDRPIADLVQQLLMDEVIAVEGTLADDAGILFVDSLYFPDVPRTHSPSTADRHVQAALISDIHVGSQEFMEDAWHRFTDWLHTPEAETVEYLLIAGDMVEGVGIYPEQDEELDIIDIYDQYRAFSEYLKEVPGDMEIRMIPGNHDAVRLAEPQPGFDEELRDIMTAHDAQVHSNPSLVTVEGVTVLLYHGVSLDEVIAELPDEEASYEEPHKAMYQLLKKRHVAPQYGGHTRLAPEDRDYLVMEEVPDVFHTGHVHKLGWGEYHNVVALNSGCWQAQTAFQKSVNIDPDAGFAPILDLDTLSMTVRKFT; via the coding sequence GTGCCTCTGGAGACGCCGGCACGAATCGTCAGCGAACTCGCGAGCCGCGGCTACAACGCGGAGCGCGAAGCAGTGACGCGGATCGCCGATACCCCGGATCCATCGGCGACACTGGAACGCGCACTCGAAACCCTGCCCGATGACGCGCTGAAGCTGACAACCGACCACGTCGAATCTGTGATTGAGACGGCAGAAGACGCGGGAAGCACGCCGAAAACCGGACCAGGCGCAGGAGACGAAATTACCGGCACCCCTCCCAATCCACACCCCTCCGTTTCAACTGGAACGAGTGCAGCCGCGTCGACCGAACCGGGTACGTCTTCTCCACCTGAAACGGAGGGGTCACGGGATGTGGACACATCCCTCCGGGCAATCGAGGTCGCGAACGACATGACCGGTCAGTCAACTGGGACCGGCGAGTACTCGGACTTCGTCTCGGTGTTCCGGGACCGCTACGAGAAACTGGCGAGCAAACTCCGTGGCAGAGTGAACCACCGGCCGACCGACGCAATCGAAAACATGGGTGGCGGCAGCGACGCGGCGCTCATCGGGATGGTCTCGGACATCCGCTCGACCGCCAGCGGGCACTGGCTCGTCGAACTGGAGGACACGAACGGGACCTTCCCCTGTCTGGTGATGAAAGACCGCCCTATCGCCGACCTCGTCCAGCAGTTGCTCATGGACGAGGTCATCGCCGTCGAGGGAACGCTGGCCGACGACGCCGGCATCCTGTTTGTGGACTCGCTGTACTTCCCGGACGTGCCCCGAACGCACAGCCCCTCGACCGCTGACCGTCACGTTCAGGCGGCACTCATCTCAGACATCCACGTCGGCAGCCAGGAGTTCATGGAGGACGCCTGGCACCGCTTCACGGACTGGCTCCACACCCCAGAGGCTGAGACTGTCGAGTATCTCCTCATCGCCGGCGACATGGTCGAGGGCGTCGGCATTTACCCTGAGCAAGACGAGGAACTGGACATCATCGACATCTACGACCAGTACCGCGCATTCTCGGAGTACCTCAAGGAGGTTCCGGGCGATATGGAAATCCGGATGATTCCGGGCAACCACGACGCCGTCCGACTGGCCGAGCCCCAGCCCGGCTTCGACGAGGAACTCCGGGACATCATGACTGCCCACGACGCTCAGGTCCACTCTAATCCCTCGTTGGTCACCGTCGAGGGCGTCACGGTGCTGCTGTACCACGGCGTCTCGCTGGACGAGGTCATCGCCGAACTTCCGGATGAGGAGGCCAGCTACGAGGAGCCACACAAGGCGATGTACCAGCTCCTGAAGAAGCGCCACGTCGCGCCGCAGTACGGCGGTCACACCCGGCTCGCCCCCGAGGACCGCGACTATCTGGTCATGGAGGAGGTCCCGGACGTGTTTCACACTGGCCACGTCCACAAGCTCGGCTGGGGCGAGTACCACAACGTCGTTGCGCTGAACTCCGGGTGCTGGCAGGCCCAGACCGCGTTCCAGAAGAGCGTCAACATCGACCCCGACGCCGGCTTCGCGCCGATTCTGGACCTGGATACGCTTTCGATGACGGTCCGGAAGTTTACCTAA
- a CDS encoding phosphoserine phosphatase SerB — protein MLVAFDFDGTLSDSEMTVLLGSQNGTAEDMADITERAMNDEIEYAESLRQRCALLEGLSDEQARAAFSEVALRPGAAEVITALRDAGVYVAILTGGFERGVEAALETEGVEVDAIVANRLPVADGKLTGEVRGPLISGTKDDAMEVVTAVTGEDRDATVAVGDGANDLPMLEVSNLAIGFDPKPAVAPSCDTTVETMDELYELLEAEGIL, from the coding sequence ATGCTAGTCGCCTTCGACTTCGACGGGACGCTCTCCGATTCGGAGATGACGGTCCTGCTCGGGAGCCAGAACGGGACGGCCGAGGACATGGCCGACATCACCGAGCGCGCGATGAACGACGAAATCGAGTACGCCGAGAGCCTGCGCCAGCGCTGTGCGCTGCTGGAAGGCCTCTCGGATGAACAGGCCCGGGCGGCCTTCAGTGAGGTCGCCCTGCGTCCGGGTGCAGCCGAGGTCATCACTGCGCTACGAGACGCCGGCGTCTACGTCGCTATCCTCACTGGAGGGTTTGAGCGCGGCGTCGAGGCTGCACTCGAAACGGAGGGGGTCGAGGTCGACGCCATCGTCGCCAACCGACTGCCCGTGGCAGACGGAAAGCTGACCGGCGAAGTTCGCGGGCCGCTCATCTCCGGGACGAAAGACGACGCGATGGAAGTCGTCACCGCCGTCACCGGCGAAGACCGGGACGCGACTGTTGCCGTCGGCGACGGGGCCAACGACCTCCCGATGCTCGAAGTGTCGAACCTGGCTATCGGCTTCGACCCGAAACCGGCCGTCGCGCCGTCGTGTGACACGACAGTCGAGACAATGGACGAACTGTACGAGCTGCTGGAAGCCGAAGGAATCCTGTAA
- a CDS encoding transcriptional regulator, producing MSLLPSRDPATPDAEPRVIGVDSDDADDVLSALSAETARNLLSELNKEPAPPSELADRVDTSLQNAQYHLKKLKNAGAVEVVDTAYSEKGREMDVFAPANQPLVICAGDEQETSGLRAALANIIGGFAIIGFASLLVQQVFGSGQGTLFGGPTVSSGSADTGSRDPSFYAENATVTDGGFEATAGALDTAAQGGAEAAAAVIPPGLAFFAGGAFVIAGMAALWYIRQ from the coding sequence ATGTCGTTGCTGCCCTCTCGGGACCCGGCGACCCCGGACGCCGAACCCCGAGTCATCGGTGTCGACAGTGATGATGCGGACGACGTGCTGTCGGCACTCTCGGCAGAGACAGCGCGCAATTTACTGTCAGAACTAAACAAGGAGCCGGCACCGCCGTCAGAGCTGGCCGACCGGGTGGATACGTCGCTGCAGAACGCACAGTATCACCTGAAGAAACTGAAAAACGCCGGCGCGGTCGAGGTCGTCGATACGGCGTACTCCGAGAAGGGACGCGAGATGGACGTGTTCGCGCCGGCCAACCAGCCACTCGTTATCTGTGCCGGTGACGAACAGGAAACGTCGGGACTCCGGGCGGCGCTGGCGAACATTATCGGCGGTTTCGCTATCATCGGCTTCGCAAGCCTGCTGGTCCAGCAAGTGTTCGGGAGCGGGCAGGGAACGCTGTTTGGCGGCCCGACAGTGTCGTCCGGGAGTGCGGACACTGGCAGCCGGGACCCGAGTTTTTACGCCGAGAACGCGACTGTGACCGACGGCGGCTTCGAGGCTACTGCGGGTGCACTCGACACTGCCGCACAGGGCGGTGCCGAGGCCGCTGCCGCCGTGATTCCGCCGGGCCTTGCGTTCTTCGCTGGCGGCGCATTTGTCATCGCGGGCATGGCGGCGCTGTGGTATATCCGGCAGTAA
- a CDS encoding O-acetyl-L-homoserine sulfhydrolase yields the protein MSDDQDHGFETDALHVGQEEPDAETRSRAPPLYQTTSYVFEDAEDAAKQFALEKPGHIYSRLMNPTVGMLQERLAALEGGVGAVATASGMASLNLATFLLADVGDNVVTASSLYGGTYTYYTHTAPRNGVETRFVDTLDYDAYAEAIDENTAYVHCETIGNPALVTPDFERLAEIAHDHGVPFFVDNTFATPYLCNPIEHGADLVWNSTTKWIHGHGTTVGGVLVDGGSFPWEEHADKYPEIAGDNPAYHGVNFRERFEDAAFTYAAIARGLRDLGCQQSPFDAWQTMQGLETLPARMDRHCDNAMGVAEFLADHPEVSWVTYPGLDDHETHDTASKYLDGGYGGMITFGLDAGYDAARTTVESTEIASLLANVGDAKTLIIHPASTTHQQLTDEEKAAAGVTDDMVRLSVGTESVEDIKADLDQAIGQATN from the coding sequence ATGAGCGACGACCAAGACCACGGATTCGAAACCGACGCCTTGCACGTCGGCCAGGAAGAGCCGGACGCCGAGACCCGCTCTCGCGCGCCGCCGCTGTACCAGACCACCTCCTACGTCTTCGAAGACGCCGAGGACGCCGCAAAGCAGTTCGCACTGGAGAAGCCGGGCCACATCTACTCGCGGCTGATGAACCCCACAGTTGGGATGCTGCAGGAACGGCTGGCGGCGCTGGAGGGCGGCGTCGGCGCGGTCGCCACCGCGTCGGGCATGGCGTCGCTGAATCTGGCGACCTTCCTCCTCGCGGACGTCGGTGATAACGTCGTCACGGCGTCGTCGCTGTACGGCGGCACCTACACCTACTACACCCACACCGCGCCGCGCAATGGCGTCGAAACCCGCTTCGTCGACACGCTCGACTACGACGCCTACGCCGAGGCTATCGACGAAAACACAGCCTATGTCCACTGTGAGACCATCGGCAACCCGGCGCTCGTCACGCCCGACTTCGAGCGCCTGGCCGAGATCGCCCACGACCACGGCGTCCCCTTCTTCGTCGACAACACGTTCGCGACGCCGTACCTCTGTAACCCGATTGAGCACGGGGCTGACCTCGTCTGGAACTCCACAACGAAGTGGATTCACGGCCACGGCACCACCGTCGGCGGCGTCCTCGTCGACGGCGGCTCCTTCCCGTGGGAGGAACACGCGGACAAGTACCCCGAAATCGCCGGCGACAACCCTGCGTACCACGGCGTCAACTTCCGTGAGCGATTCGAGGACGCGGCCTTCACCTACGCCGCCATCGCTCGCGGTCTCCGTGACTTGGGCTGCCAGCAGTCGCCCTTCGACGCGTGGCAGACGATGCAGGGTCTGGAGACGCTGCCCGCACGGATGGATCGCCACTGTGACAACGCCATGGGCGTTGCCGAGTTCCTCGCTGACCACCCCGAAGTATCGTGGGTCACCTACCCCGGCCTCGACGACCACGAAACGCACGACACCGCCAGCAAATACCTCGACGGTGGCTACGGCGGCATGATAACGTTCGGCCTCGACGCGGGCTACGACGCCGCCCGGACGACCGTCGAATCGACCGAGATTGCGTCGCTGCTGGCCAACGTCGGCGACGCGAAGACGCTCATCATCCACCCGGCCTCGACCACCCACCAGCAGCTCACGGACGAGGAGAAGGCCGCCGCTGGCGTCACTGACGACATGGTTCGTCTCTCTGTTGGCACTGAGTCTGTCGAAGACATCAAAGCCGACCTCGACCAGGCAATCGGCCAGGCAACTAACTAA
- a CDS encoding cell division control protein Cdc6, whose protein sequence is MTDESNNSAPESDLSTPETSNDADGSDGHPGSETDPDISTGPSDLDDVILDNLDTGSDDPSDEASRGLFDDLLEGEPIFENKEVLRPSYTPHKLPHREEQINNMATILVTALRGDTPSNILIYGKTGTGKTASAKFVSEELETTSQKYEVPCEVEYINCEVTDTQYRVLAQLANKFIDKNARLIDDRIAELEDLQSRARENTAAALEETAFDSLDDIETEISSLEADKAEFEEVPMTGWPTDRVYSSFFDAVDYHERVVVIMLDEIDKLVEKSGDDTLYNLSRMNSELENSRVSIMGISNDLKFTDFLDPRVKSSLGEEEIVFPPYDANQLRDILQARSDVAFKNDALTEDVIPLCAAFAAQEHGDARRALDLLRTAGELAERDQTDNVLEDHVRQAQEKIELDRVVEVVRTLPTQSKIVLFAIILLEKNGVHNINTGEVFNIYKNLCEEIDADILTQRRVTDLISELDMLGIVNAVVVSKGRYGRTKEISLSVPTEETEAVLLSDSRLGDIDDVQPFVQARFDN, encoded by the coding sequence ATGACTGACGAAAGCAACAACTCGGCCCCGGAATCCGATCTGTCGACACCAGAAACGTCGAACGATGCCGACGGGTCCGACGGGCACCCCGGCTCCGAAACGGACCCCGACATATCGACCGGGCCATCAGATCTCGACGATGTCATTCTCGACAATCTCGATACCGGATCCGATGATCCCTCAGACGAAGCGTCCCGTGGCCTGTTCGACGACCTTCTCGAAGGGGAACCCATTTTCGAGAACAAGGAGGTCCTTCGCCCCTCGTATACGCCACACAAACTCCCCCACCGCGAGGAGCAGATCAACAACATGGCGACGATTCTCGTTACCGCCTTGCGCGGTGATACGCCGTCGAATATCCTCATCTACGGCAAGACGGGAACAGGGAAAACCGCGTCCGCGAAGTTCGTCAGCGAGGAACTCGAAACGACCTCACAGAAGTACGAGGTTCCCTGTGAGGTCGAGTATATCAACTGCGAGGTGACCGACACCCAGTACCGCGTACTGGCTCAGCTCGCGAATAAGTTCATCGACAAGAATGCCCGGCTCATCGACGACCGAATCGCCGAACTCGAAGACCTCCAGTCGCGCGCACGCGAGAACACGGCGGCTGCACTCGAAGAGACGGCGTTTGACTCTCTCGACGACATCGAAACCGAAATCAGTTCGCTGGAAGCAGACAAGGCGGAGTTCGAGGAAGTGCCGATGACCGGGTGGCCAACGGATCGGGTCTACAGCTCCTTTTTCGACGCAGTCGACTACCACGAGCGCGTGGTCGTCATTATGCTCGACGAGATTGACAAGCTCGTCGAGAAAAGCGGCGACGATACCCTGTATAACCTCTCCCGGATGAACTCCGAACTGGAGAACTCCCGCGTCTCGATTATGGGCATTTCTAACGACCTGAAGTTCACTGATTTCCTCGATCCTCGGGTCAAATCAAGCCTCGGAGAGGAGGAGATCGTCTTCCCGCCATACGATGCGAATCAGCTCCGGGACATCCTACAGGCACGCTCCGACGTGGCGTTCAAAAATGACGCGCTCACCGAGGATGTCATCCCGCTGTGTGCGGCCTTCGCTGCACAGGAACACGGGGACGCACGTCGTGCGCTTGACCTCCTCCGGACTGCGGGCGAACTCGCCGAGCGCGACCAGACCGACAACGTCCTCGAAGACCACGTCCGCCAAGCTCAGGAGAAGATCGAACTCGACCGCGTCGTCGAGGTCGTCCGGACGCTTCCCACCCAGTCGAAGATCGTCCTTTTCGCCATCATCCTTCTGGAGAAAAACGGCGTCCACAACATCAACACCGGCGAGGTATTCAACATCTACAAGAACCTCTGTGAGGAGATCGACGCCGATATCCTGACACAGCGCCGCGTCACTGACCTCATTTCGGAACTCGATATGCTCGGCATCGTCAACGCCGTCGTTGTCTCGAAGGGCCGATACGGACGGACGAAAGAGATCTCGCTGTCGGTTCCAACCGAGGAGACGGAGGCGGTACTTCTGTCCGATTCACGACTCGGCGATATCGACGACGTCCAGCCGTTCGTGCAGGCCCGCTTCGACAACTGA
- a CDS encoding YfcE family phosphodiesterase gives MLTAISDTHGTEDHRLTGRTLAAVRDADHVLHAGDFMTEQVLDAIEAECDELTGVVGNNDRPPVRDRLPDVATVSWEGLTIVVVHGHEHTETALGMLARQEAADIVVVGHSHKPVLTDFGGWTLVNPGSYADPRRYQPAHAELDVMAGDVRVRLRSPDGTPISTTIVNR, from the coding sequence ATGCTCACTGCTATCTCAGACACGCACGGAACGGAGGACCACCGGCTGACAGGTCGGACGCTTGCCGCTGTCCGCGACGCCGACCATGTTCTCCATGCAGGCGATTTCATGACTGAGCAGGTCCTCGATGCCATCGAGGCCGAATGCGACGAACTGACCGGCGTTGTCGGGAACAACGACAGACCACCGGTCCGTGATCGACTCCCAGACGTTGCGACCGTCTCTTGGGAAGGGCTGACCATCGTCGTTGTCCACGGGCACGAGCACACCGAAACCGCACTCGGCATGCTGGCCCGACAGGAGGCGGCCGACATCGTCGTCGTCGGTCACTCACACAAACCCGTACTGACCGATTTTGGCGGCTGGACGCTGGTTAATCCGGGTAGCTACGCCGACCCGCGGCGCTATCAACCGGCCCACGCGGAACTGGACGTGATGGCTGGCGACGTTCGCGTCCGCCTTCGCTCCCCGGACGGGACGCCGATTTCGACGACTATCGTCAATCGGTGA
- a CDS encoding S26 family signal peptidase, whose amino-acid sequence MMYVTDIVSSAGSVLLVGVLLFAVSGVWPPLVAIESPSMDPHIKEGDLVFVMEEERFSGPGDHRGVVTAANDDSYRKFQQPGDVIVYEPDGNSRQTPIIHRAMLWVDAGENWYDRANKDYIGSADSCDELSSCPADHAGFITKGDNNGRYDQVGSSPISEPVKPGWVVGTAEMRVPLLGQVRLQWNQAGATDVVPSGAGPAVTNETGSTATNTTASG is encoded by the coding sequence ATGATGTACGTGACCGATATCGTCAGTAGCGCCGGTTCAGTCCTGCTTGTCGGGGTGTTGCTGTTCGCCGTTAGCGGCGTGTGGCCCCCACTGGTCGCTATCGAAAGCCCGAGCATGGACCCGCATATCAAGGAAGGCGACCTCGTGTTCGTGATGGAAGAGGAGCGGTTCTCCGGCCCAGGTGATCACAGGGGTGTCGTTACTGCGGCGAACGACGACAGCTATCGGAAGTTCCAGCAACCGGGCGACGTTATCGTATACGAGCCCGACGGCAACAGTCGGCAGACCCCGATCATCCACCGAGCGATGCTGTGGGTTGATGCCGGCGAGAACTGGTACGACCGGGCGAACAAGGACTACATCGGGAGTGCGGACAGCTGTGACGAACTCAGCTCCTGTCCGGCCGACCACGCCGGCTTCATCACCAAGGGCGACAACAACGGCCGGTACGACCAGGTCGGCTCCAGCCCAATCAGCGAACCGGTCAAGCCTGGGTGGGTCGTCGGTACCGCGGAAATGCGGGTCCCACTGCTGGGGCAGGTCCGGCTCCAGTGGAACCAGGCTGGAGCGACCGACGTAGTACCAAGCGGGGCAGGACCGGCAGTGACGAACGAAACAGGGTCGACAGCCACGAACACGACTGCGTCCGGGTAG